In Lactococcus paracarnosus, a genomic segment contains:
- a CDS encoding 3-deoxy-7-phosphoheptulonate synthase encodes MTFKALSKKLEIADIKELGKLSEATKAIKAGRDRELEAIIKGEDDRILLVIGPCSSDNEAAALDYAHRLAKLQEEVKDKIFMVMRVYTAKPRTNGDGYKGLIHQPDATAQPNLLNGIKAVRELHYKVITETGLTTADEMLYPENLRIVDDLVSYIAVGARSVENQQHRFVASGIDVPVGLKNPTSGNLNVMFNGIYAAQSPQNFLFNRTEVETQGNPLAHAILRGALNEYGKNIPNYYTDNLLDAIASYDKMGLQNPFIMIDTNHDNSGKRYLEQIRIIRQTLINRKWNPLIHKYVRGFMIESYLEDGRQDEPVVFGKSITDPCLGWDKTVALINEIYETL; translated from the coding sequence ATGACATTTAAAGCGCTCTCTAAGAAACTAGAAATAGCAGATATCAAAGAGTTGGGTAAACTCTCTGAAGCCACTAAAGCGATAAAAGCAGGTCGTGACCGCGAGCTTGAAGCCATTATCAAAGGAGAAGATGATCGTATCTTACTCGTGATTGGGCCATGTTCTTCTGATAACGAAGCAGCAGCACTTGACTATGCACATCGTTTAGCTAAACTTCAAGAAGAAGTGAAAGATAAAATTTTTATGGTGATGCGCGTTTATACGGCAAAACCACGGACAAATGGAGATGGCTATAAGGGCTTGATTCATCAGCCAGATGCAACGGCACAACCAAATTTACTGAATGGGATTAAGGCTGTTCGTGAATTACACTATAAAGTGATTACTGAAACAGGACTAACAACTGCAGACGAAATGTTGTATCCTGAAAATCTGCGTATTGTAGACGATTTAGTGAGTTATATCGCTGTTGGTGCACGGTCAGTTGAAAATCAACAACACCGTTTTGTTGCCTCAGGAATTGATGTGCCAGTCGGCTTAAAGAATCCGACATCTGGTAATCTTAATGTGATGTTTAACGGTATCTATGCTGCTCAATCACCACAAAATTTCCTGTTTAACCGAACTGAAGTTGAAACACAAGGTAATCCGTTAGCCCATGCTATTTTGCGGGGTGCCTTAAACGAGTATGGAAAAAATATTCCGAACTACTACACGGATAACTTATTAGATGCGATTGCTAGCTATGATAAGATGGGACTTCAAAATCCATTTATCATGATTGATACGAATCATGATAATTCAGGAAAACGGTATTTAGAACAAATCAGAATTATTCGTCAAACGTTAATTAATCGTAAGTGGAATCCACTGATTCATAAATATGTTCGAGGCTTTATGATCGAATCTTATTTAGAGGATGGGCGACAAGATGAACCAGTTGTATTTGGTAAATCAATCACAGATCCGTGTTTAGGATGGGATAAAACAGTCGCATTAATCAATGAAATATATGAGACACTTTGA
- the pcsB gene encoding peptidoglycan hydrolase PcsB, which translates to MKKSLISTILLSTVILSAVSTTIVVAADDTDTKIAAQDAKIASTKSAEATAQSEVNSIQGQVDSLTAKQDKLKSDIEDLLNDSKKLDAKAQTLSKEIAQRDESLKAQARSAQTDGAATSYVDAVVSSKSLSDAVTRISAMRTIVKANDDMLKQQEAAKADLLKTVKSNQAKVDEGYKLKDQMDTQAKTLDTRQAQLKVSQLNLSVERATAEDEKSSLLDQKAAAQAAAAQAAAAEKAYSDQTAASASQAASQASGGSNAPTPVVPVPTPTPNPTPTPNPTPTPNPTPQPDPTPKPNPTPPNGGGANTYPVGQCTWGAKVLAPWAGNYWGNGAQWASSAAAAGFRTGSQPQVGAIASWNDGGYGHVAVVTDVESTTRIQVSECNYYVGNPTIKNYRGWFNPVNAQGPVTYIYPN; encoded by the coding sequence ATGAAGAAAAGCCTAATCTCGACAATCTTGTTGTCGACAGTTATACTATCAGCTGTGTCAACTACGATTGTCGTTGCTGCAGATGATACAGATACAAAAATTGCTGCGCAAGATGCAAAAATTGCCTCGACTAAAAGTGCTGAAGCGACTGCTCAATCGGAAGTGAACAGCATTCAAGGGCAAGTTGATTCGTTGACAGCGAAACAAGATAAACTTAAATCTGATATAGAAGATTTACTAAATGATTCTAAAAAACTTGACGCTAAAGCGCAAACTTTGTCAAAAGAGATTGCGCAACGCGATGAGTCTCTTAAGGCACAAGCACGTTCAGCTCAAACAGATGGTGCTGCTACATCTTACGTAGATGCTGTTGTTAGTTCTAAATCTTTATCAGATGCAGTGACACGTATTTCAGCGATGAGAACGATTGTCAAAGCCAATGATGATATGTTGAAACAGCAAGAAGCAGCAAAAGCTGATTTGCTTAAAACAGTTAAATCGAATCAAGCTAAAGTTGATGAAGGTTACAAGTTAAAAGACCAAATGGATACACAGGCTAAAACACTTGATACACGACAAGCGCAACTAAAAGTATCTCAGTTGAACTTATCTGTAGAACGTGCGACAGCTGAAGATGAAAAATCATCTTTATTAGATCAAAAAGCAGCAGCACAAGCAGCAGCAGCACAAGCAGCAGCAGCTGAAAAAGCATATAGTGATCAAACTGCAGCTTCTGCAAGTCAAGCAGCAAGTCAAGCAAGCGGTGGGAGCAATGCACCAACACCAGTAGTTCCGGTACCGACACCGACACCGAATCCAACACCGACACCGAATCCAACACCGACACCGAATCCAACACCACAACCAGATCCAACACCGAAGCCGAATCCAACACCACCAAATGGTGGCGGAGCGAACACTTATCCAGTTGGTCAGTGTACTTGGGGCGCTAAAGTTTTAGCACCATGGGCTGGTAACTACTGGGGTAATGGGGCGCAGTGGGCCTCATCAGCTGCAGCAGCAGGCTTCCGTACAGGTAGTCAACCACAAGTAGGTGCGATTGCGTCATGGAATGATGGTGGCTATGGTCACGTTGCTGTTGTTACAGATGTTGAAAGTACAACAAGGATCCAAGTGAGCGAGTGTAACTATTATGTTGGTAACCCAACTATTAAAAACTATCGTGGCTGGTTCAACCCAGTAAATGCGCAAGGTCCTGTAACTTATATATATCCAAATTAA
- the mreD gene encoding rod shape-determining protein MreD has translation MSRFSFQFLTPLILVALMLVDGHITQALSNTNITVTSSLFLIFLTYSILQHSYQYMVLIAFVIGMLYDSYYIGVYGIASLLFPLIVLFVYNIRQTVFQNRLTRIFTIIIIVTAFEFFSAAIMLLFQLATFNFGNYIIYEMAPSLVLNVCLAIILQFPLEKFYGVTKWERTLQPYKKM, from the coding sequence ATGAGTAGATTCTCATTTCAATTTCTAACCCCCCTGATATTAGTGGCCCTTATGCTGGTTGATGGACATATTACACAGGCACTTAGTAATACGAATATAACAGTGACTTCTAGTTTGTTCTTAATATTTCTTACCTACAGTATTTTACAGCATAGCTATCAATACATGGTGTTGATTGCTTTCGTCATCGGTATGCTGTATGATAGCTACTATATAGGTGTATATGGCATCGCGAGTTTGCTGTTTCCACTTATTGTTTTATTTGTCTATAACATTAGACAAACGGTATTTCAAAATCGCTTAACGCGTATTTTTACTATCATTATCATCGTGACCGCTTTTGAGTTTTTTTCAGCAGCTATCATGTTGCTATTTCAACTAGCAACGTTTAATTTTGGTAATTATATTATTTATGAGATGGCACCAAGTCTTGTTTTAAATGTCTGCTTAGCTATCATACTGCAGTTTCCACTAGAGAAATTCTATGGTGTGACAAAATGGGAAAGAACATTACAGCCATATAAAAAAATGTAA
- the mreC gene encoding rod shape-determining protein MreC encodes MKKINFSKIIIIALIMVISACVAIMVSAQHYKTKKTPSAMSLAINGTVGGIDKIIALPFDFFQDKMSDASNLMSTYEKNASLSKQVSKLTDESAELNNLKAENKALKAALDLENTLTNYDKISSNVVVRTPNAWRDVMTIDKGKSDGLSEDMIVMSNGGVVGRVVQVNKTTSKVALLTSDKALENKIPVRLGSAENPVYGLMTGYDAQQNAFIVSQISSDATFNKGDAVMTSGLGGNSPADLTVGEIIGEKKNTKGIDREVYVKPTGRFDNIQFVFVIKRGLSEAKVSE; translated from the coding sequence GTGAAAAAAATAAATTTTAGTAAAATCATCATCATAGCACTTATCATGGTAATAAGTGCCTGTGTTGCAATCATGGTGTCAGCACAGCATTACAAGACAAAAAAAACGCCATCAGCTATGAGTTTAGCGATTAATGGTACCGTAGGTGGGATAGACAAAATCATAGCACTTCCCTTTGATTTTTTTCAGGATAAAATGAGTGATGCCAGTAATTTGATGTCAACATATGAAAAAAATGCTAGCCTCAGTAAACAAGTCTCAAAATTAACAGATGAATCCGCTGAGCTTAACAATTTAAAGGCTGAGAATAAAGCATTAAAGGCAGCATTAGATTTAGAAAACACACTGACTAACTACGATAAAATATCGTCAAATGTTGTGGTTAGAACACCCAATGCTTGGCGTGACGTTATGACAATTGATAAAGGCAAGTCAGATGGTTTGAGCGAAGATATGATTGTCATGAGCAATGGTGGTGTTGTTGGGCGTGTCGTTCAGGTCAATAAAACAACATCCAAAGTAGCCCTCTTAACATCTGATAAGGCCTTGGAAAATAAAATTCCAGTTAGACTTGGTTCCGCAGAAAATCCTGTTTATGGCTTGATGACTGGCTACGATGCGCAGCAAAATGCATTTATCGTCAGTCAGATTTCGTCGGATGCTACCTTTAATAAAGGAGATGCAGTGATGACATCTGGTCTAGGTGGCAATTCACCAGCAGACCTAACAGTAGGGGAAATCATTGGTGAAAAGAAAAATACGAAGGGTATAGATCGTGAAGTTTATGTCAAACCAACAGGTCGTTTTGATAATATTCAGTTTGTTTTTGTCATCAAACGTGGCTTAAGTGAAGCCAAGGTAAGTGAGTAA
- a CDS encoding NUDIX hydrolase, with amino-acid sequence MIPTFGNKLDNVDYQARYGVYGIVARHNNTEICLVQAPNGAYFLPGGEIELGEDHKKALHRELHEELGAKAKLGKFLGQADEFFYSSHRDTYFHNPAYIYETVGYEILGAPLEDFNHIDWFPVDKAISKLKRGSHKWGVTAWQDYLNSL; translated from the coding sequence ATGATTCCAACTTTTGGCAACAAACTTGACAATGTAGATTATCAAGCACGTTATGGTGTCTATGGTATCGTCGCACGACACAATAATACCGAGATTTGTCTCGTGCAAGCACCAAATGGTGCTTACTTTCTACCTGGTGGTGAAATTGAACTCGGTGAAGATCACAAAAAAGCACTACATCGAGAATTACATGAGGAACTAGGCGCTAAGGCTAAACTGGGTAAATTTTTAGGGCAAGCAGATGAGTTCTTCTACTCATCACATCGTGATACCTATTTCCATAATCCTGCTTATATCTACGAAACTGTTGGCTATGAAATCTTAGGTGCACCACTAGAAGATTTCAATCATATTGACTGGTTTCCAGTCGACAAAGCCATCTCAAAGCTTAAAAGAGGCAGCCATAAGTGGGGCGTAACAGCCTGGCAAGACTATCTCAATTCACTATAA
- a CDS encoding formate/nitrite transporter family protein encodes MYTPEEILEQTAATAVVKVNKPLLTKLILGFIGGAMISLGYLAYLRVGGGLAGAAVFPVGLIVILLAGGELITGNMMAVAVGYFKKRVTLSELLQNWLVITLANIVGAIFVAYAFGVLAGTLTSGAGLKEALQVGQGKLTASFFASFFSGIGCNWFVGLAVWLSYGAKDFSGKILAIWFPVMTFVAIGFQHSVANSFLIPFMIFIGHATWVDFVSNFIPVYLGNIVGGAILISLFYTLAYKKH; translated from the coding sequence ATGTACACACCGGAAGAAATTTTAGAACAAACAGCGGCAACTGCTGTCGTTAAAGTCAACAAACCGCTACTTACCAAACTGATTTTGGGATTTATTGGCGGCGCGATGATTTCACTTGGCTATTTGGCATATCTGCGAGTGGGTGGAGGCCTTGCAGGTGCAGCTGTTTTCCCAGTTGGGTTAATCGTGATTTTACTTGCGGGGGGCGAGTTGATTACGGGTAACATGATGGCAGTTGCTGTCGGTTATTTTAAAAAAAGGGTCACCCTGTCTGAGCTTTTGCAAAACTGGCTAGTGATTACCCTAGCTAATATTGTTGGTGCAATTTTTGTTGCTTACGCATTTGGTGTTTTAGCGGGTACTCTGACGTCAGGTGCTGGCTTAAAAGAAGCACTTCAGGTAGGGCAGGGGAAGTTAACGGCCAGTTTTTTTGCCTCCTTCTTTTCAGGAATTGGTTGTAACTGGTTTGTTGGCTTGGCTGTTTGGTTAAGTTACGGTGCAAAAGATTTTTCAGGTAAGATACTCGCGATCTGGTTTCCAGTCATGACCTTTGTAGCGATTGGCTTTCAGCATAGCGTGGCAAATAGTTTTTTAATTCCTTTTATGATTTTTATCGGACATGCCACTTGGGTAGACTTTGTTAGTAATTTTATCCCTGTTTATCTAGGGAATATTGTAGGTGGTGCTATTTTGATTTCCTTGTTCTACACGCTAGCTTATAAGAAGCACTAA
- the rpiA gene encoding ribose-5-phosphate isomerase RpiA, translated as MENIKKLVGVEAAKFVKDGMIVGLGTGSTAAFFVAELGRRVAEENLQIVGVTTSSVTSEQARRLGIALKNIDDVDAIDLTVDGADEIDLELNGIKGGGAALLMEKIVATYSRDYIWIVDDAKMVTHLGAFPLPVEVVTFGYGQVFRLFEKLGFNPVVRVDVSGEIVVTDMGNHIIDLHLAEIKDPERLANLLDQTVGVVEHGLFNGMVKKVIVGSASEGVKIITK; from the coding sequence ATGGAAAATATAAAAAAATTAGTTGGTGTTGAAGCGGCCAAATTTGTCAAGGACGGGATGATTGTTGGCCTAGGGACAGGGTCTACAGCGGCATTTTTTGTGGCAGAGCTTGGTAGACGTGTTGCTGAAGAAAACTTACAGATTGTAGGGGTCACGACGTCAAGTGTCACAAGTGAGCAGGCACGTCGCCTTGGGATCGCTCTAAAGAATATTGATGATGTGGATGCTATTGACTTAACGGTTGATGGTGCTGATGAAATTGACCTAGAACTTAATGGCATAAAAGGTGGTGGTGCTGCCCTTTTGATGGAGAAAATCGTTGCAACCTATAGTCGGGACTATATTTGGATTGTAGACGATGCAAAAATGGTCACACATCTAGGTGCCTTCCCGTTACCAGTCGAGGTTGTGACATTTGGCTATGGACAGGTATTTCGCTTATTTGAGAAGTTAGGCTTTAACCCAGTTGTTCGTGTGGATGTGAGTGGCGAGATTGTGGTAACTGACATGGGCAATCATATTATTGATTTGCATTTGGCAGAGATAAAAGATCCTGAACGTCTGGCTAACTTGTTAGATCAAACAGTTGGTGTCGTAGAGCACGGTCTTTTTAATGGCATGGTCAAAAAAGTAATTGTTGGTAGTGCTAGTGAAGGTGTGAAAATAATCACAAAATAA
- a CDS encoding ABC transporter ATP-binding protein, whose protein sequence is MARNKFDVDETLEESFNAAHFKRLLNYIVPYKKTVYRTLSVIFLANIAAMLGPFFTKLVIDDVIPQKNLGMLGLLAIGFTLSVIVTGWCMRYRIRTITVLGQDVLKDMRSDIFEHLQKLPFAYFDSRPHGKILIRVVNYINSLSDLLSNGLINLISDMLSVVVTLLFMFAIDFKLTLYSLALLPVLFVFVMLIKTAQRKAYQNLSNKQSNMNAYIHESISGIKVTQSFSRENENFNIFSEVSQGYRTSWMKAIYIQFLLWPGVQTVSVLTTCLIYFIGIKKLGVEVSTGTLIAFIGYIKNFWDPVINIGNFYNSLITATAYLERIFETLDVQPDIEDAPDAFVLPPIKGDVAFNHVTFGYQADKEILKDITFHVTPGESIALVGPTGAGKTTVINLLSRFYDIDAGEILIDGVDIRRATLTSLRQQMGVMLQDTFIFSGTVLENIRYGRLDASESEVVAAAKVVRAHDFIVELKDGYNTEVKERGSTLSAGQRQLISFARALLANPKILILDEATSSIDTKTESLLQDGLDRLLVGRTSFIIAHRLSTIKNSDRIFYIDKGGVQESGSHDSLMALKGNYYHLYQSQFDLLQQ, encoded by the coding sequence ATGGCTAGAAATAAATTTGACGTCGATGAAACCCTGGAAGAATCCTTTAATGCTGCACATTTCAAACGCTTGCTTAACTATATCGTGCCCTATAAAAAAACAGTCTATCGGACATTATCAGTTATTTTTCTGGCCAATATAGCAGCCATGTTAGGACCGTTCTTCACTAAATTAGTGATTGATGATGTCATTCCCCAAAAAAATCTAGGTATGCTAGGACTTCTGGCAATCGGGTTTACCTTATCTGTCATCGTAACAGGTTGGTGCATGCGCTACCGGATTAGAACGATTACGGTGCTGGGTCAGGACGTTTTAAAGGATATGCGCTCAGATATTTTTGAGCATTTACAGAAATTACCGTTTGCTTACTTTGATAGTCGTCCCCATGGTAAAATTTTAATTCGGGTGGTCAACTACATCAACTCCTTAAGTGATTTATTGTCAAATGGCTTGATCAACCTCATCTCAGATATGTTGAGTGTGGTCGTCACCTTGCTATTCATGTTTGCCATCGACTTTAAGTTAACACTATACAGTTTAGCCTTGCTACCTGTTTTGTTTGTATTTGTCATGCTGATCAAGACTGCCCAGCGTAAGGCCTATCAAAATTTGAGTAATAAGCAATCTAATATGAATGCCTACATCCATGAAAGTATTTCAGGAATCAAGGTGACGCAGTCATTCTCACGTGAAAATGAAAATTTCAACATTTTCTCTGAGGTCAGTCAGGGCTATCGGACATCCTGGATGAAAGCAATTTATATCCAGTTTCTTTTATGGCCTGGTGTGCAAACTGTTTCAGTTTTGACAACCTGTCTCATCTATTTCATCGGCATTAAAAAGTTAGGTGTAGAGGTTTCGACAGGTACCCTAATTGCTTTTATTGGCTATATCAAGAACTTTTGGGATCCAGTGATTAATATCGGCAATTTCTATAATTCCCTGATTACAGCAACAGCTTATTTAGAACGTATTTTTGAAACATTGGATGTTCAACCCGATATTGAGGATGCACCTGATGCCTTTGTCTTACCCCCTATTAAGGGAGATGTTGCCTTTAATCATGTGACATTTGGCTATCAGGCAGACAAGGAAATCTTAAAGGACATTACGTTTCATGTGACGCCAGGAGAGTCGATCGCTTTGGTTGGGCCAACAGGTGCCGGTAAGACGACTGTGATTAATTTACTCAGTCGGTTCTATGATATTGATGCCGGTGAGATTTTGATAGATGGTGTCGATATTCGTCGTGCTACCTTAACGTCATTGCGACAACAAATGGGCGTCATGCTACAAGATACGTTCATCTTTTCTGGGACAGTCTTAGAAAATATTCGGTATGGTCGGTTAGATGCGAGTGAGTCAGAAGTGGTTGCCGCAGCTAAAGTCGTCCGTGCCCATGACTTCATCGTGGAATTAAAAGACGGTTATAATACGGAAGTGAAAGAACGCGGCAGTACCTTATCTGCTGGTCAAAGACAACTAATTTCCTTTGCACGCGCACTTTTAGCCAATCCAAAAATTTTAATTCTAGATGAAGCGACATCAAGTATCGATACAAAGACAGAAAGTCTGTTACAAGACGGGCTAGATCGGCTATTGGTTGGACGAACCTCCTTTATCATCGCGCATCGCTTATCAACTATAAAAAATTCTGATCGTATTTTTTATATTGATAAGGGAGGGGTTCAAGAGTCGGGAAGTCACGATAGCTTGATGGCCTTGAAAGGCAATTATTATCACCTCTATCAATCGCAGTTTGATCTCTTACAGCAATAG
- a CDS encoding ABC transporter ATP-binding protein, with the protein MDSIKWVWQYAKVYRWRIVLAVLLVAIVSGLSIIFPLLGGELVDVVIDQGKTEWLLPILGGMIGITVFRIILRYAYQILFEVIGQNTLYKIREDLYIKLQEMDFGFFNQTRVGDIMARMTGDTDAIRHFVSWVVYTLLENALLFIAAVVVMASIDWRLMLALLAVTPLIAYLTSRMSRQASPLFYEIRESFSRLNSMVEENISGNRVVKAFTREAFEIEKFNAHNDDFRQRNIDSAEVSRKYLPILDSLAGCLAIITLVLGGYFVINGQMTLGNLVTFNGVLWMINMPMRMSGWLINDVQRFVASSFKIRDMLNSETKIPLVSEKSAKTLKGYVDFEDVSFHFADDPETEILSHVSLKAAPGQTIGILGETGSGKSTLVNLIARFYDPTSGVVKLDGVDARKWHVRQLRNHIALVMQDIFLFSDTIAENIAFGVPGADGDEVRKMARIADANHFIEQMPEGYETIVGERGVGLSGGQKQRISLARALMKDPAILILDDTTSAVDMETETRIQEALDQITSDKTTFIIAHRVSSVKEADEIIIMAHGKIVERGTHDSLLAKKGYYYDVYNKQLGNFGIEMGGGN; encoded by the coding sequence ATGGATAGTATTAAATGGGTTTGGCAGTATGCCAAAGTTTACAGATGGCGGATCGTCTTAGCTGTGTTACTCGTGGCTATCGTGTCGGGTTTGTCTATTATTTTCCCGCTCCTTGGGGGCGAGTTAGTTGACGTCGTGATTGATCAAGGGAAAACGGAGTGGTTGCTTCCGATTCTAGGTGGCATGATTGGGATAACCGTTTTTCGGATTATCTTGCGATATGCTTATCAGATTTTATTTGAGGTGATTGGTCAAAATACACTTTATAAAATCCGTGAGGATTTATATATTAAGCTGCAAGAGATGGATTTTGGTTTCTTTAATCAAACGCGAGTAGGGGATATTATGGCACGTATGACAGGTGATACGGATGCCATTCGTCACTTTGTTTCGTGGGTTGTATATACCTTATTGGAAAACGCTCTATTATTCATCGCAGCAGTGGTTGTGATGGCAAGTATTGATTGGCGGTTAATGTTAGCCCTACTTGCGGTTACCCCTTTGATTGCCTATCTGACGAGCAGGATGTCGCGTCAAGCGAGTCCACTTTTCTATGAAATTCGTGAGAGTTTTTCTAGACTAAATTCCATGGTGGAGGAAAACATTAGTGGTAATAGAGTGGTTAAAGCATTTACACGTGAGGCATTTGAAATCGAGAAATTTAATGCCCACAATGATGACTTTAGACAGCGTAACATCGATTCAGCTGAGGTGTCTAGAAAATACTTACCGATACTAGACTCTCTGGCGGGCTGTCTAGCCATTATTACGCTTGTTTTAGGTGGGTACTTCGTGATTAATGGCCAGATGACCCTAGGGAATCTTGTTACCTTTAACGGTGTTTTATGGATGATTAATATGCCAATGCGGATGAGTGGTTGGTTGATCAATGATGTCCAACGATTTGTTGCGTCATCCTTTAAAATTCGAGACATGTTAAACTCAGAAACAAAAATTCCACTTGTATCTGAAAAATCAGCGAAAACTTTAAAAGGGTATGTTGATTTTGAGGATGTATCCTTTCACTTTGCTGATGATCCAGAAACAGAGATTTTATCACATGTCTCTCTAAAGGCCGCACCTGGTCAAACAATTGGTATCCTCGGAGAAACAGGGTCTGGTAAATCGACACTAGTTAATCTTATCGCCCGCTTCTATGATCCGACTTCTGGTGTGGTGAAACTGGATGGTGTTGACGCTAGAAAGTGGCATGTCAGACAGCTCCGCAACCATATCGCACTGGTCATGCAAGATATCTTTTTATTTTCTGATACGATTGCAGAAAACATTGCATTTGGTGTACCGGGTGCAGATGGTGATGAGGTCAGAAAAATGGCGCGTATAGCAGATGCCAATCATTTTATTGAGCAGATGCCAGAAGGCTATGAGACGATCGTAGGGGAACGGGGTGTTGGCTTATCTGGCGGTCAAAAACAACGTATTTCCTTAGCACGTGCCTTGATGAAAGATCCAGCAATCTTGATTTTAGATGATACAACGTCAGCCGTTGATATGGAGACAGAGACTAGAATTCAAGAAGCGTTAGACCAAATTACGTCTGATAAGACAACCTTTATCATCGCCCACCGTGTGTCATCTGTTAAAGAAGCTGACGAAATTATTATCATGGCACATGGCAAAATTGTAGAGCGTGGGACACACGACAGCCTTTTGGCGAAAAAAGGCTATTACTATGATGTCTATAATAAACAACTCGGTAACTTTGGGATAGAAATGGGAGGAGGTAACTAA
- a CDS encoding helix-turn-helix domain-containing protein gives MLQLNTKTFNPELLYVFDCQNIGPATNQHHCHDFLELSIVLDGSVDYVIGDQKTRIPEKTLLLFNPGVYHHESYEAGMSATQLHIGFRNLTLHGVPRDRFPFTSSIIKLTDFEAQFFDVCKAILLEKATAYPGYDLMIKALVMKLIVLILRDSATSQLETNALKLSYEAQEKQVMIEHIIDYLEAHHDEEVSLSTLSQSLYMSPTYISRVFKEETGESPINYLIKIRLARAKALLKSNANVTVKEAANQVGYSDAFYFSKLFKKYYGKSPSTLLRRHK, from the coding sequence ATGTTACAGCTAAATACCAAAACTTTCAATCCTGAACTTTTATACGTGTTCGACTGTCAAAACATTGGCCCGGCAACTAATCAACATCATTGTCATGACTTTTTGGAACTGTCTATTGTGCTAGATGGTAGTGTGGACTATGTGATCGGTGATCAAAAAACGCGCATACCAGAAAAAACACTCTTACTATTTAATCCTGGTGTCTATCATCACGAATCCTACGAAGCTGGTATGTCTGCAACACAACTGCATATCGGTTTTCGAAACCTGACACTGCATGGTGTGCCACGTGACCGGTTTCCATTCACCTCTTCTATTATCAAGTTAACTGATTTTGAAGCCCAGTTTTTTGATGTCTGTAAGGCTATACTGCTAGAAAAAGCGACCGCTTATCCTGGATACGATTTGATGATCAAGGCACTCGTCATGAAATTAATTGTCCTTATCTTACGAGACTCCGCCACTAGCCAACTTGAAACCAATGCCCTCAAGTTATCTTATGAAGCACAAGAAAAGCAAGTCATGATTGAGCATATCATCGACTACTTGGAAGCGCATCATGATGAAGAGGTGTCCTTATCTACTTTGTCGCAATCACTCTATATGAGCCCTACCTATATTTCTCGCGTATTTAAAGAAGAGACTGGCGAATCTCCGATTAATTACCTGATCAAAATTCGTTTAGCGCGTGCCAAAGCCTTACTAAAAAGCAATGCTAACGTCACCGTTAAGGAAGCCGCAAACCAAGTTGGCTATAGCGATGCTTTCTACTTCAGCAAGCTCTTTAAAAAATATTACGGCAAATCTCCATCCACTTTGCTAAGACGACATAAATAG